In Deltaproteobacteria bacterium, one DNA window encodes the following:
- a CDS encoding thioredoxin family protein — protein sequence MEALLVNGLLAFTAGILLNFTPCVLPVIPLKIRAVLQEIEGTTRPRILAAGALLLGSLTFFVLLGGATAYLGWKWGEIFQSRIFVTLLAIFLLVSGIAMLVGWSLRLPQAVYKIPIHRYMGAFLTGVLAGILSTPCSGPFLGAVLAYAVTQSPAVTIVLFTAIGFGLAFPYSGILLFPQTLKYLPRGGRIGTQVESLLAFILIAGAIFFGQSMLPTSFSAPLWGIFLFGLVVWGISEFTRGEKKSERFVPMCLMLILIFGGLSILKNSSASGLDWKPYTQSNLDETLQSGRPVLLEFTADWCINCKVLEKTTYASPEVIATAEKMNLVSLKVDMTKFGDTEKTLLDHYGGTALPYAVLLESSGHAIQTFSGMFSAETLVKGILDMEKNQ from the coding sequence ATGGAAGCCCTCCTGGTCAACGGCCTGCTGGCCTTCACAGCCGGTATCCTCCTGAATTTTACCCCCTGCGTGCTTCCGGTCATCCCTTTGAAGATACGGGCAGTCCTGCAAGAGATCGAGGGGACGACCCGTCCCAGAATCCTGGCGGCCGGAGCCTTGCTGTTGGGGAGTCTGACTTTTTTTGTGCTGCTCGGTGGGGCCACCGCGTACCTCGGTTGGAAATGGGGGGAGATTTTTCAATCCAGGATCTTTGTCACTCTCCTTGCGATTTTCCTGCTGGTCTCCGGCATCGCGATGCTGGTCGGTTGGTCGCTCCGCCTTCCCCAAGCGGTCTATAAAATTCCCATCCACCGTTACATGGGAGCCTTTCTGACCGGGGTGTTGGCCGGTATTCTTTCCACTCCCTGTTCCGGCCCATTTTTGGGGGCGGTGCTGGCCTATGCGGTGACCCAATCTCCTGCCGTTACCATCGTCCTCTTCACCGCCATCGGATTCGGACTGGCCTTTCCGTATTCAGGCATTCTCCTGTTTCCCCAGACCTTGAAGTATCTGCCGAGGGGCGGTCGGATCGGGACGCAGGTTGAGTCGCTGCTCGCGTTTATCCTGATTGCCGGTGCCATTTTCTTCGGGCAATCGATGCTCCCGACTTCCTTTTCAGCGCCTCTATGGGGGATTTTTCTTTTCGGTTTGGTCGTTTGGGGAATTTCGGAATTCACGAGGGGAGAAAAAAAGTCGGAACGATTTGTCCCTATGTGTCTCATGCTCATTTTGATTTTCGGAGGACTTTCCATTCTCAAAAATTCTTCTGCAAGCGGTCTTGACTGGAAACCATACACTCAGTCGAATCTGGACGAGACATTGCAATCGGGAAGGCCGGTTCTTTTGGAGTTTACCGCCGACTGGTGCATCAACTGCAAGGTTCTGGAAAAAACGACCTATGCGTCACCGGAGGTCATCGCGACTGCCGAAAAAATGAATCTTGTCAGTCTTAAGGTGGACATGACGAAATTCGGTGACACGGAAAAAACCTTGTTGGATCACTATGGCGGCACAGCGCTTCCTTATGCTGTTTTGCTGGAATCCTCTGGTCATGCGATTCAAACTTTTTCCGGGATGTTTTCCGCCGAGACCCTGGTAAAGGGAATTTTGGACATGGAGAAGAATCAATGA
- a CDS encoding TVP38/TMEM64 family protein codes for MKPSVKKSILILLFAGIVVLLYFFTPARDYLSPEGFSWIRSWIKGQGALAPLIFGSIYILATVFALPGSVLTISGGILFGTLWGTAINLVSATLGASLAFLLARYLGREFVEKWTRGKLKSFDRKIGAHGFATVFYLRLVPLFPFNLLNFSLGLMQIKFRDYFFATLFGMAPGAFVYTSLGGASHYLDLNDPGAWLDYRVWGPFVLVLLLSLIPKLFRLLKNRSGNQEARYR; via the coding sequence ATGAAACCTTCGGTGAAAAAATCGATTCTGATCCTTCTCTTCGCGGGCATTGTCGTCCTCCTCTATTTTTTCACGCCCGCAAGGGATTATCTTTCCCCGGAGGGTTTCAGCTGGATCCGTTCCTGGATCAAGGGACAAGGGGCCTTGGCTCCCTTGATCTTCGGATCCATTTATATCCTCGCCACGGTCTTTGCCCTCCCGGGATCGGTGCTGACCATCAGCGGCGGGATTCTTTTCGGCACGCTGTGGGGCACGGCGATCAATCTCGTTTCCGCCACCCTGGGCGCTTCCCTGGCGTTTCTTTTGGCCCGATACCTCGGAAGGGAATTCGTCGAAAAATGGACCCGTGGAAAATTGAAGAGTTTTGACCGGAAAATCGGTGCGCACGGATTTGCCACGGTATTTTATCTTCGGTTGGTCCCGCTCTTTCCCTTCAATCTGCTGAATTTCAGCCTGGGTCTGATGCAGATCAAGTTCCGTGATTACTTTTTCGCGACTCTGTTCGGCATGGCACCGGGGGCCTTCGTATATACCTCTCTAGGCGGAGCCAGCCACTACCTCGACTTGAACGATCCCGGGGCATGGCTGGATTATCGGGTATGGGGTCCCTTTGTTTTGGTTCTTTTACTCTCTCTTATTCCGAAGTTGTTTCGCCTTTTGAAAAATAGGTCAGGAAATCAGGAGGCCCGTTACCGATGA
- a CDS encoding sigma-70 family RNA polymerase sigma factor gives MFSDEELNRFYRYCIALTGNEADAFDLLQDSLEKFVRRGNRGIENQGGYFFRMIRNQFIDDLRRKRNHDEELYEEDKVIQLDSQSLEDIVMDREQVERVMETLNDQDRELIFLWAVEGFTIQEIADHWEIPKGTLLARIHRLRVKIRETPGGVEKKVTRS, from the coding sequence ATGTTTAGTGATGAGGAACTGAATCGATTTTACCGATATTGCATTGCCCTGACCGGGAATGAGGCGGATGCCTTTGACCTGCTGCAGGATAGTCTTGAGAAATTCGTGCGGCGCGGCAATCGGGGGATCGAAAACCAGGGAGGGTATTTTTTTCGGATGATCCGGAATCAATTCATCGATGATCTGCGGAGAAAACGGAATCACGACGAAGAGCTTTATGAAGAAGACAAGGTGATCCAGCTTGATTCGCAGTCATTGGAAGACATCGTCATGGATCGTGAACAGGTTGAACGGGTCATGGAGACATTGAATGACCAGGATCGGGAACTCATTTTTCTCTGGGCGGTTGAGGGATTCACGATCCAGGAGATCGCCGATCACTGGGAGATTCCCAAGGGGACATTGCTGGCACGGATCCATCGTCTCCGGGTAAAAATCCGGGAGACTCCAGGGGGTGTGGAAAAGAAGGTGACCCGGTCATGA
- a CDS encoding carboxymuconolactone decarboxylase family protein, whose product MSNHDLTNIDPALGLMKEFAKVTHGVPALIQKMRQETIYKEGVVPVKYKVLGAVLWAINAKCEPCIRFYIQQAIKSGASEEELGEFLAVGATMGGCVGEMWALKAYKAYKEGAAGTGKDESCCQVENHS is encoded by the coding sequence ATGTCGAATCATGATCTTACAAACATTGATCCCGCCTTGGGATTGATGAAGGAGTTTGCGAAGGTGACACACGGTGTCCCGGCCCTGATCCAGAAAATGAGGCAGGAGACGATCTATAAAGAAGGCGTCGTGCCGGTCAAGTACAAGGTCTTGGGCGCCGTGCTCTGGGCGATCAATGCCAAGTGCGAACCTTGTATCCGGTTCTATATTCAGCAGGCGATTAAATCAGGTGCCTCCGAGGAGGAACTAGGAGAATTTTTGGCCGTAGGTGCCACGATGGGAGGATGCGTCGGTGAAATGTGGGCGCTCAAGGCCTACAAGGCTTATAAAGAAGGGGCCGCAGGAACAGGCAAAGACGAATCCTGCTGTCAGGTTGAAAATCATTCCTAA
- a CDS encoding mercury transporter MerT: MKQSIPKITAIFATGTAFLGSCCALPLLLLGLGVGSAGLATSFAPFRPYMIGITFLLLGIAFYTVYGCKQTCEGIGACDVKNIRRTKIMLWVATGLALLFLVGPSIVARCILS, translated from the coding sequence ATGAAACAATCTATTCCAAAAATAACAGCCATCTTTGCGACGGGGACGGCCTTCTTGGGTTCCTGCTGCGCGCTTCCACTGCTTCTCCTGGGACTGGGGGTGGGTAGTGCCGGACTCGCCACCAGCTTTGCTCCGTTTCGGCCCTACATGATTGGGATCACATTCCTCTTGTTGGGGATTGCTTTTTATACGGTGTATGGATGCAAACAAACCTGTGAGGGCATCGGTGCCTGCGACGTAAAAAATATTCGCAGGACCAAAATAATGCTTTGGGTGGCTACGGGACTTGCGCTGCTTTTTCTGGTCGGCCCCAGCATTGTTGCCCGATGCATTCTTTCATAA
- a CDS encoding heavy-metal-associated domain-containing protein, producing the protein MKTLFLALLGILLLGTATVGAEEKAALPKDTKTMHMKIEGMTCSMCSAIITKKLTPLCQTVSIDNKSGDGQCTYETGKTNQDTIVKTVTDAGYKVVEVR; encoded by the coding sequence ATGAAAACTCTGTTTTTAGCTCTCTTGGGGATATTGCTGTTGGGAACGGCGACGGTCGGCGCAGAAGAAAAAGCCGCGCTGCCAAAAGACACCAAGACCATGCACATGAAAATCGAAGGGATGACCTGCTCCATGTGCTCCGCCATAATCACGAAAAAGCTGACACCCCTCTGTCAGACGGTTTCGATCGATAACAAGTCCGGCGACGGTCAATGCACCTATGAAACCGGCAAGACCAACCAGGACACCATCGTGAAGACGGTCACAGATGCCGGCTATAAAGTGGTTGAGGTACGGTAA
- a CDS encoding thioredoxin family protein, protein MANKKRKVEVFTSGCPLCEPVVELVKKTACPSCDVVVYDLNAGCATNDCRDKAEQYGVTRVPAVAVNGKILDCCRVGTISESALRAAGIGSP, encoded by the coding sequence ATGGCGAATAAGAAGAGAAAGGTCGAGGTATTCACGTCGGGTTGTCCACTCTGCGAACCGGTCGTGGAGCTCGTTAAAAAGACGGCGTGCCCGTCTTGCGATGTCGTGGTCTACGATCTCAATGCCGGATGCGCGACGAATGACTGCCGAGATAAGGCCGAGCAATACGGCGTTACAAGAGTCCCGGCGGTCGCTGTCAATGGTAAGATTCTCGATTGTTGCAGAGTTGGAACAATCAGTGAAAGCGCGCTTCGTGCGGCAGGCATCGGTAGTCCGTAA
- a CDS encoding sterol desaturase family protein, protein MNETMIPNEPVLRFGFFLGVFLLMALWEILAPRRERVASRKIRWTGNFGVVLISTLLVRFLIPTAAVGLAMIADERGWGLFHHLALPSWLVVFLSVLFLDLAIYLQHVLFHAVPILWRLHRMHHADLDFDVTTGVRFHPVEILLSMGIKMGVVAALGPPAVAVLIFEILLNATSMFNHGNVRIPQGLDRVLRCFVVTPEMHRVHHSIVPSETNSNFGFNSPWWDRLLGTYRAEPRAGHIGMTIGIEQFRTIRDLRLDRMLLQPFLGKIAPYPINRREKEV, encoded by the coding sequence ATGAACGAGACCATGATTCCAAATGAACCAGTACTTCGATTCGGCTTTTTTCTGGGCGTCTTTCTGCTCATGGCCTTATGGGAGATCCTGGCTCCCCGGAGGGAACGTGTCGCTTCCCGGAAAATCCGGTGGACCGGCAATTTCGGGGTGGTTCTGATCAGCACGCTTCTTGTACGGTTCCTGATTCCGACCGCTGCCGTGGGCTTGGCCATGATCGCGGATGAGCGGGGATGGGGCCTGTTTCATCATCTCGCCTTGCCGTCTTGGCTGGTTGTTTTTCTTTCCGTGCTTTTTCTCGACCTTGCCATCTATCTCCAACATGTCCTTTTCCACGCCGTCCCCATCCTCTGGCGACTGCACCGGATGCACCACGCCGATCTGGATTTTGATGTAACGACCGGGGTACGCTTTCATCCCGTAGAAATCCTCCTCTCCATGGGGATCAAAATGGGAGTCGTGGCGGCATTGGGTCCGCCGGCCGTGGCCGTGCTGATTTTCGAGATCCTTCTCAACGCCACTTCCATGTTCAATCACGGCAACGTCCGTATTCCGCAAGGACTCGACCGCGTTTTGCGCTGCTTCGTGGTAACGCCGGAGATGCACCGGGTTCATCATTCGATCGTCCCCTCGGAAACCAACAGTAATTTCGGTTTCAACTCCCCCTGGTGGGATCGTCTGCTCGGAACCTACCGGGCCGAGCCCCGTGCCGGACACATCGGCATGACCATCGGAATCGAGCAATTCCGCACGATCCGGGATTTGCGGCTTGATCGCATGCTGCTTCAGCCCTTCCTCGGAAAGATAGCCCCATATCCCATCAATCGGCGTGAAAAAGAGGTCTAA
- a CDS encoding mercuric reductase: MENKKYHLIVIGGGSGGLVAAAGAAGLGAKVALIERHKMGGDCLNTGCVPSKAIIRSAKIIHDARTAERFGLQSHNFDIKLDSVLASVREVQEKIAPHDSVERFTSLGVDVHLGEYRFISPHQISNGQETLEAKRFVIATGASPFVPPIPGLDKIPYLTSDNVWQLKELPKTLIVLGGGPIGAELAQTFARLGSKVTIVEMADRLLIREDPEVSVLVKKRFEAEGLTVLLKTKAEQIDGGLIVSGPDGQKRKIAFDQILVAVGRAPNVNGLGLENASVQYDKKGIKTDATLRTSARHIYACGDVVGPYQFTHTADFQARLILRNAFFPGKSKIDYRVVPWCTFTEPEVARVGLNESEAKQNNVAHDVYQYSLSDLDRAVCDREAEGFIKVLTSRRTDQILGVTLVGSHAGDLLHELALAMHQKIGLKKVASMIHVYPTLAEVSKRIADSYQRTRLTGTAKKWLKRYLDWRFG; the protein is encoded by the coding sequence ATGGAAAATAAAAAATATCATCTGATTGTCATCGGTGGCGGATCTGGCGGCTTGGTCGCCGCGGCTGGAGCCGCAGGTTTGGGAGCCAAGGTCGCGCTTATCGAAAGACATAAAATGGGCGGCGATTGCCTCAATACCGGTTGTGTGCCGTCGAAGGCCATCATCCGCTCGGCCAAAATTATTCATGACGCGCGAACCGCCGAGCGTTTCGGATTGCAATCCCACAACTTCGACATCAAACTCGATTCGGTTTTGGCCTCCGTCCGTGAGGTTCAAGAGAAGATCGCTCCTCATGATTCCGTCGAAAGATTCACGTCGCTCGGAGTCGATGTCCATCTGGGTGAATACCGATTTATTTCTCCGCATCAAATTTCAAACGGCCAGGAAACCTTGGAGGCCAAACGTTTTGTCATTGCTACCGGAGCCTCGCCCTTCGTGCCGCCCATTCCCGGTTTAGACAAAATCCCCTATCTGACGAGCGACAATGTCTGGCAGTTAAAAGAGCTGCCGAAAACCCTCATCGTTTTGGGGGGCGGCCCTATCGGAGCGGAGTTGGCGCAAACCTTTGCGAGACTTGGGAGTAAAGTCACCATCGTTGAAATGGCTGACAGGCTGTTGATTCGCGAGGATCCCGAAGTATCCGTGTTGGTCAAAAAGAGGTTTGAGGCGGAAGGCCTTACGGTATTACTCAAAACGAAGGCCGAACAAATCGATGGTGGGTTGATCGTTTCCGGTCCTGACGGACAGAAAAGAAAAATCGCATTCGACCAGATTCTCGTAGCCGTGGGACGCGCCCCCAATGTAAACGGCCTCGGTTTAGAGAACGCGAGTGTTCAGTATGATAAAAAGGGAATCAAAACGGACGCAACACTACGAACCTCTGCTAGACATATCTACGCCTGCGGCGATGTCGTAGGCCCTTATCAATTCACCCACACCGCCGATTTTCAGGCAAGGCTCATCCTTCGCAATGCCTTTTTTCCCGGAAAATCCAAAATCGATTATCGCGTCGTGCCGTGGTGCACATTTACCGAACCGGAAGTCGCCCGCGTCGGCTTAAATGAATCCGAGGCCAAACAAAACAATGTGGCGCACGATGTGTATCAATACTCTTTGAGTGATCTCGACCGCGCCGTTTGTGATCGTGAAGCCGAGGGATTTATCAAGGTCCTCACTTCAAGGCGAACGGATCAGATTTTAGGTGTTACGCTCGTCGGCTCTCACGCCGGAGATTTGTTACATGAGCTGGCCTTGGCCATGCACCAAAAGATCGGACTCAAGAAAGTGGCTTCGATGATTCATGTCTATCCGACGCTGGCTGAGGTCAGCAAACGGATCGCGGATAGTTATCAGCGCACCCGTTTGACGGGTACCGCGAAAAAATGGCTCAAACGATATCTCGATTGGCGGTTCGGATGA
- a CDS encoding thioredoxin domain-containing protein, giving the protein MKQFDTMRASRGKDYKPRTKHLRPDGRAEYTNRLFLEASPYLLQHAHNPVNWYPWGDEAFETAKRLNRPVLISVGYSTCHWCHVMEEESFEDEEIARYMNENYIAIKVDREERPDVDAIYMSAVQAMTGGGGWPMTVWLTPDRKPYFGGTYFPARDGDRGAKTGFLTLLKRLKEAYQREPEKVAASSNQLVKVINENLSSEEMGSQIPDAQVFHNVVQVYKNRFDEKDGGLNSAPKFPSSMPIRFLLRYYRRAGDQRILEIATTTLTKMASGGIYDHVGGGFHRYSTDKHWLVPHFEKMLYDNALLVMAYLEAYQVTGNSEYERIVKETLRYIERDMTSPDGAFYSATDADSPTPTGRREEGYFFTWNLGELTKILGKERMKVFEKYFVLKSEGNFEGRIILHTHTTAARVAKELGLPEEKVRTLLEESEELLYRERSKRPPPLRDEKILTSWNGLMIQAFAQAGLILGDANYVNRAIKAAQFIFDKLYADGRLSRSYKDGQAKYNAYLDDYAFLTAGLLDLYEATGDPQWLKKAIALDQVLSKFYEDKKNGGFFMTSSDHEKLLAREKPNYDGAEPSGNSIAILNLYRLNEFTTEDSYRSRADKALKAFSQTLNSRPNALTEMLLALDFRLDKPKEIVIVTPAGKKNDSESLLTEFRKHFLPNRILVVTEEGEGLAGHAEMVPLVQSKSALDGKATAFVCEKGICELPTSDAKMFAKQISVVEKLKGGP; this is encoded by the coding sequence ATGAAGCAATTCGATACGATGCGGGCGAGTCGGGGAAAAGACTACAAACCGAGAACGAAACATCTTCGCCCCGATGGTCGGGCCGAATACACGAACCGCCTTTTTCTCGAAGCGAGCCCCTATCTGCTCCAACATGCCCACAATCCTGTCAATTGGTATCCCTGGGGTGACGAGGCCTTCGAGACGGCGAAAAGATTGAACCGGCCGGTATTGATCAGCGTCGGCTATTCCACCTGTCACTGGTGTCATGTCATGGAGGAAGAGTCCTTCGAGGACGAGGAGATCGCGCGCTACATGAACGAAAACTACATCGCCATCAAGGTCGACCGGGAAGAACGCCCCGATGTCGATGCCATCTACATGAGCGCCGTTCAGGCGATGACCGGCGGCGGTGGGTGGCCGATGACCGTCTGGCTCACACCTGATCGCAAACCTTATTTCGGTGGAACGTATTTTCCCGCCAGAGACGGGGATCGCGGGGCAAAAACCGGATTTTTGACCTTGCTGAAGAGATTGAAAGAGGCTTACCAAAGAGAACCCGAAAAAGTCGCGGCTTCTTCAAATCAACTCGTCAAGGTGATCAACGAAAATCTTTCTTCGGAAGAGATGGGAAGCCAGATCCCAGACGCACAGGTTTTTCATAACGTCGTTCAGGTTTACAAAAACCGCTTCGATGAAAAAGACGGCGGTTTGAACTCTGCCCCCAAGTTTCCCAGTAGCATGCCTATTCGTTTTCTTCTTAGATACTATCGGCGCGCAGGCGATCAAAGGATTTTGGAAATCGCGACGACGACACTGACCAAAATGGCCTCCGGTGGAATCTACGATCATGTCGGAGGCGGCTTTCATCGCTACTCCACGGACAAGCACTGGCTCGTTCCCCACTTTGAAAAGATGCTCTATGACAATGCGCTGCTCGTCATGGCCTATCTGGAAGCCTACCAAGTAACTGGTAACAGTGAATATGAACGGATTGTCAAAGAAACCCTTCGTTACATTGAAAGGGATATGACCTCGCCAGACGGAGCTTTTTATTCAGCTACGGATGCGGACAGTCCCACCCCAACCGGTCGCCGCGAAGAGGGATATTTTTTCACTTGGAACTTGGGAGAACTGACCAAGATTCTTGGTAAAGAAAGAATGAAGGTTTTTGAAAAGTATTTCGTTCTGAAAAGCGAGGGAAATTTCGAAGGCCGCATCATTCTCCATACCCACACGACAGCGGCGCGGGTGGCCAAGGAGCTTGGTCTCCCGGAAGAAAAAGTAAGGACTCTTTTGGAAGAATCCGAAGAACTCCTTTATCGGGAACGCAGCAAACGACCACCGCCGCTTCGGGATGAAAAAATCCTCACCTCCTGGAACGGGCTCATGATCCAGGCTTTCGCCCAGGCCGGGCTTATTTTGGGAGATGCGAACTATGTCAATCGCGCCATCAAGGCGGCGCAATTTATCTTCGACAAACTTTATGCCGACGGCAGACTCTCACGAAGTTACAAGGACGGCCAGGCCAAGTACAACGCCTACCTTGATGATTATGCATTTTTAACCGCCGGACTTTTGGACCTCTATGAAGCAACCGGTGATCCTCAATGGCTTAAAAAAGCCATCGCACTCGATCAGGTGTTGTCAAAATTTTACGAAGACAAAAAGAACGGCGGGTTTTTCATGACGAGCTCCGATCATGAAAAATTGCTGGCGCGGGAAAAACCGAACTACGATGGTGCGGAACCCTCCGGTAATTCCATTGCCATTTTGAATCTCTATCGTCTGAACGAATTCACCACCGAAGATAGCTATCGGAGCCGTGCCGACAAGGCTTTGAAAGCTTTCTCCCAGACCTTGAATTCCCGCCCGAACGCCCTGACGGAAATGCTTCTGGCCCTCGATTTCCGCCTCGATAAGCCGAAAGAGATCGTCATCGTGACACCTGCCGGCAAAAAAAATGACTCTGAATCCCTGCTCACCGAATTCAGAAAACATTTTCTTCCGAATCGGATTTTAGTTGTGACCGAAGAAGGCGAAGGATTGGCAGGCCATGCTGAAATGGTTCCTCTAGTCCAATCAAAAAGTGCGCTCGACGGGAAGGCAACGGCTTTTGTCTGCGAAAAAGGAATTTGCGAACTCCCCACCAGCGATGCCAAAATGTTTGCCAAGCAAATTTCCGTTGTGGAGAAGCTCAAAGGGGGGCCGTAA
- a CDS encoding heavy metal-responsive transcriptional regulator: MKEEIFTIGKVARLTAVGIETIRFYEREGLIPEPPRRESGYRQYPPATIDRVRFIKRAKDLGFTLAEIKELLDLSVGPQATCADVKRKANEKIKEVDAKIADLKRIRQALNRLTDQCRGKGPVSECPILENLESEGKLK, translated from the coding sequence ATGAAAGAAGAGATCTTCACCATCGGTAAAGTAGCTCGCCTGACGGCAGTCGGAATTGAGACCATCCGTTTTTACGAACGGGAGGGTCTTATCCCCGAACCGCCACGGCGGGAGTCGGGCTATCGGCAGTATCCTCCTGCTACAATCGATCGGGTTCGCTTTATCAAAAGGGCCAAGGATCTTGGATTCACGCTCGCCGAAATCAAAGAGTTGCTGGACTTGAGCGTGGGGCCGCAGGCGACATGCGCCGATGTTAAACGCAAGGCCAACGAGAAAATCAAAGAAGTGGATGCCAAGATCGCCGACCTCAAACGGATCAGGCAGGCTCTGAACCGACTGACGGATCAATGTCGAGGAAAAGGCCCGGTCAGCGAATGTCCGATCTTGGAGAATTTGGAATCGGAAGGGAAATTGAAATGA
- a CDS encoding prolipoprotein diacylglyceryl transferase has translation MMTLFVLPYFTLGPWPKEPLFSIGSFHAQIPAFGLLVAMGVVLAVMMGTRKAKQLGLPRHEFQNMAFFLLIIGWLAAHIFEVVFYHPDFILKQPMILLDITNGFSSYGGLIGGIAAFFIWTRGPYRKDRILWAEAAAWSLPFAWFFGRIGCSVVHDHPGSPAPDWWPLAIDFSDPYRPWLNGPRHDLGFYEAIWWFVILIVMLMLNRKPRRPGFYLWLLPILYAPVRFGLDFLRVSDAAGGDTRYLGLTPAQYLSIVLAGVAIYFVIRYRYYRTSTTL, from the coding sequence ATGATGACCCTGTTCGTACTTCCTTATTTCACGCTGGGTCCTTGGCCCAAGGAACCTTTATTCTCGATCGGCTCTTTCCATGCCCAGATCCCGGCCTTCGGGCTCCTGGTTGCCATGGGAGTCGTTTTGGCTGTCATGATGGGGACCCGGAAGGCGAAACAACTCGGACTGCCTCGCCATGAGTTTCAAAACATGGCGTTTTTCCTGCTTATCATCGGGTGGCTGGCGGCCCACATCTTCGAAGTGGTGTTTTATCATCCCGATTTTATCCTCAAGCAACCGATGATTCTGCTGGACATCACGAACGGATTCTCCAGCTATGGTGGCCTGATCGGCGGCATTGCCGCGTTTTTTATCTGGACCAGAGGACCTTACAGAAAAGACCGGATTTTATGGGCGGAGGCGGCGGCCTGGAGCCTTCCTTTCGCCTGGTTTTTCGGTCGCATCGGTTGTTCGGTCGTCCACGATCACCCGGGAAGCCCAGCGCCTGATTGGTGGCCGCTGGCCATCGACTTTTCCGATCCCTACCGCCCTTGGCTCAATGGTCCGAGACATGACCTCGGCTTTTACGAGGCCATCTGGTGGTTCGTCATTCTGATCGTCATGCTGATGTTGAACCGGAAACCGCGGCGACCGGGGTTCTATCTTTGGCTTTTACCTATCCTGTATGCCCCCGTGCGTTTCGGTCTGGATTTTTTGCGGGTGAGCGATGCGGCAGGAGGAGACACGCGCTATCTCGGTCTCACCCCCGCTCAATATCTCTCGATAGTTTTAGCGGGCGTCGCCATCTATTTTGTCATCAGATACCGATATTACCGTACCTCAACCACTTTATAG